The DNA segment TTGACAAAGCTAGGCGAAACAAGCTGGCTCGGCACCCCCGGACTGGTCAACTATTCGCTAGCTTCTACCGGCCTATGGAGGTTCATGGGCTATAACATGGTCATTTACATCGCCTCCCTGCAGGCTATCCCCCGCGATATTTATGAAGCAGCAAAAATTGACGGAGCGAACGCCTGGCAAACCTTCTGGCGAATTACGCTGCCCAACATGAAACCGGTCATCCAGCTCAATTTGTTCCTCACCGTGACCGGGGCGCTAGAGGTATTCGACCTGCCATTCGTACTGACCAAGGGCGGCCCGGCCGGAGCATCCCAAACCTACGTACAACGCGTGGTAGAGACCGCTTTTGCCTACAATCATTACGGTCTGGCCTCGGCCATGAGCATCATTCTCTTGTTCTTTGTCATTATTGTGGTCGGACTTCAGCAATTCGTGCTTAGCAGAGGAGGTAGCAGCAAATGAGCACCAAAAAATTTAACGGATTGGACATCATCAAATACCTTTCCCTGCTAATCGGAGTATTTATGGTTCTGTTTCCCCCCTATGTCATCATCGTAAACTCGTTTAAATCTAGCGATGAGTTCAATACGGCCAGTACAATGGCGCTGCCTAACAGCTTTTTTAACTTCGACAACTTTAAGGTCGTTTTTGAACGGGGTGGTTTGCTGAATGGCTTCAGTAACACGTTAATCATTATTTGCGTTGCTCTCGTTTTTAACATCATCTTCGGAACGATGGTCGCTTACGTGCTGGGCAGATTTTCGTTCAAATTGAAAAAAGCTGTGTTTGGAGCTTACCTGTTCGCTACGGTTATTCCTAGCATCACTACCCAGGTTGCAACATTCGGAATCAT comes from the Paenibacillus lentus genome and includes:
- a CDS encoding carbohydrate ABC transporter permease, with the protein product MFGTLSYKTQKNIIIFSFLLIPVALLLLFTYYPALKLVWFSFTDWDGYSPEKPWVGLNNYKEVFSNPDIFGVFTHNFAYFVMGIVQNIVAIYFAVILNGRLRGRNVFRLLLFLPYIMNGVAVAFMFGYVFDTTQGSLNLLLQSIGLTKLGETSWLGTPGLVNYSLASTGLWRFMGYNMVIYIASLQAIPRDIYEAAKIDGANAWQTFWRITLPNMKPVIQLNLFLTVTGALEVFDLPFVLTKGGPAGASQTYVQRVVETAFAYNHYGLASAMSIILLFFVIIVVGLQQFVLSRGGSSK